The Vicugna pacos chromosome 2, VicPac4, whole genome shotgun sequence sequence CTCGTTGCGGGAAGCAAGCCGGCCGGAGGGGCGGAGCGAGCGGAAGGGAGGGCGCCGGGTCCTAACTGTCCCGTCCCCGCCCGCAGACGCCGGCGACCCCTGCAAGGCGGACGAGGCCGAGGCCAACGGCTACAGCAGCGGCGGCGGTGGCCGCAGCCCGAGCGCAGACAGCGGGGACGAGGCGCCCAACGACGACGAGGACGAAGACGAGGCGCCCGAGGCGGGGGCGGTGCGCAGCACGGAGGCGCGGGGAGGCGGCAGCAGCCTCGGGGCCCGCGGGTCGGGCTGCCAGGGCGAGGCTGAGACGCCCCTCGGCGCCGTCGACGAAACCACGGCCCCCGGCCCTCGCGGGAACTCGCCCGGAGCCCCGGGCCCGCCGGGgaccgcggcggcggcggcggcggcggctggggGCGCGGGGACCACCCCGcagggcgcggcggcggcggcggcggctaaGCCCAAGCGGAAGCGCACGGGCTCCGACTCCAAGTCCGGGAAGCCGCGGCGCGCTCGCACCGCCTTCACCTACGAGCAGCTCGTGGCGCTGGAGAACAAGTTCAAGGCGACGCGCTACCTGTCGGTGTGCGAGCGCCTCAACCTGGCGCTGTCTTTGAGTCTAACCGAGACGCAGGTGAAGATCTGGTTCCAGAACCGCCGCACCAAGTGGAAGAAGCAGAACCCGGGCGCCGACACGAGCGCGCCGACCGGCGGCGGCGGGGGACCGGGGCCGGGCTCGGGGCCCGGCGCGGGGTTGCCCGGCGGCCTCAGCCCGCTCAGCCCGTCGCCGCCCATGGGCGCACCGCTCGCCATGCACGGCCCGGCCGGGTACCCAGCGCACGGCCCTGGCGGCCTGGTGTGTGCCGCGCAGCTGCCCTTCCTGTCGAGCCCGGCGGTGCTCTCGCCCTTCGTGCTGGGCTCGCAGACCTACGGCGCGCCGGCCTTCTACGCGCCGCACCTCTAAGTGTGGCTGGGGACCGGGCAGGGCAGCTCCGTGCAGCTCTCGCGCCCCTGAGACCGCGGCCCGAGGACTCGAGGGTGCCCGCAGGCCGGCTCTTTTGTAAGGCTGCGGTCGCCGACTCTGTATATAGCCGGTTGCTACAGGagagttttaaatttataaacgACTGTACGCGAGCCTCGGGCCTCTCAGAAGCACTTTGCTGAACTCAATCAATAAAACGCAGGAGGCCgtgcccgccccccacccccaggctcccTCTCCGCCCTGGCGGGGTCCTCCTCACTGCCCTTTCGTGGGGACATCGGCGTGGCCCAGGCGCCCCGCGATGCTTGACCAAGCACGGGGCTTGGGCCCCAGTTTCCCCGGTGTTCCGTGGCCAAACTCACCCTGTCCTGGGGTGCCAGGTCCCCCCACCCGCTTAGGGCTGGGTGCACGTTTCAGCGGCTGTGTGGGCTGAGGCCCCTCCAAGAGCCCTGTGTCCCCACGCCTTTCCTTTGCCTACCCCAGGCCCCGTAGCCTCGGGGACATCCTCTCCCCACTCCAAGTAGCCTCAGGAGACCTTGGGGGTAGGGAGAGCCTAGCAGGATTGTGAGGGCGAGGGCAGTGCcgccccttcccttctccctgcttcacgctccagccccactccccctcagctctgccactccGGAGCGCCAAGCCAGCCAGCGTTGGCTCCTGTTGGGTGCACCCGCCGTTAGGCACCATGAGGAGGGAGCTCCTGCCGCTTCCCAGAGGAGGAAAGCTGGTGCTGGCCCGGGTTGAGCCGCCTGCCCAACAGTGCCCGAGCAAGACCCTAAGCCCAGCCTGCAGGAGTCCAGTTCggccccctctcctcccagcccgcAGCCCTGCTCTGGACGAGGTCCCCACTCGGGCTCCTGGAGACCTGGGAGCCTGGGGCAGCCAGAAGCAGTGGTGCCCGGCCAGGTAGCTGCTTGGATGTGAGAGCCGAGCTCGAGCGCGGGGATGCGGGCATTGCCGTGCAGGGATGAGGGGTCCCCACTGCAGTGCCACCCTGCCCTGGAGTGGGCTCATACATTGCCAGACGACTTGGTGGGGCTTTGGGCCTGCCTCGCCATGTAGCTGGTCCATGGCCCACCCCTACGCCCGCGGAGGGGCCAGCCACACTGAGCCCGCGCCCCCTCCAGGTGTCCTCTGTGTGCAATGAGCAGGCTCTCAGAAAGACTCGTCCCTGAGCTGGTCAGCCATCACCAGCCACTGTGGGCAAGGCTGGAGCTGAGGCTGGGGTTGGGAGCAAGACCACTGGCTGGGTGGGAGTGGAAGGGGCACCTCCGCCATCACTGGTAGGcaaagggcaggggaggagcaGCCCGACCACTGGGCACATGGGAAGGGCCAAGGCATTGGAACCGTTCTGCCCAGTGCTACAACCCTGCCCCCTGGACCTCCGGCAGGCTGCCCCTCACTTGCCACAGAGCCGGGTCCCACCCCATGAGCCACCCCCTCCTCTACTCTCCTGATCAGCACAGAAATTCTCTAAGTAACCCTCCTGGGTTACCAGCCCAGGGGCTGGACAGTCCCCATCCAAACTGCACAGCACCACCCAACCTGTGGGCAGCCCGTGTGTCCCCGAATCTAATAGGATGGATGCTGAACGGTGGGGTGGGGACATCCCTGGTTTCATCACTGAGGCCTGGACCTCCAGAGTGTAGATGGCCAACAGAGGAGCCCCAGAAGATTCCAGAAGGCTCTCGGCCTCAAAGC is a genomic window containing:
- the NKX1-1 gene encoding NK1 transcription factor-related protein 1, translated to MSASGPVAPGDGPALPPPPPGPGPGPAPPAPAAAARDAMDGRAELPAFPRAGAPPLAASDTVAAAPEGAGAARPAPPPRPTSFSVLDILDPNKFNSRRRRCVLLGPVAPSACAPCAPAPCAQAPAAPGRAPPSEELERRALAAAGGAGPGTGAESPHAGDPCKADEAEANGYSSGGGGRSPSADSGDEAPNDDEDEDEAPEAGAVRSTEARGGGSSLGARGSGCQGEAETPLGAVDETTAPGPRGNSPGAPGPPGTAAAAAAAAGGAGTTPQGAAAAAAAKPKRKRTGSDSKSGKPRRARTAFTYEQLVALENKFKATRYLSVCERLNLALSLSLTETQVKIWFQNRRTKWKKQNPGADTSAPTGGGGGPGPGSGPGAGLPGGLSPLSPSPPMGAPLAMHGPAGYPAHGPGGLVCAAQLPFLSSPAVLSPFVLGSQTYGAPAFYAPHL